Proteins from a genomic interval of Corvus moneduloides isolate bCorMon1 chromosome 6, bCorMon1.pri, whole genome shotgun sequence:
- the SYT16 gene encoding synaptotagmin-16 isoform X3 yields the protein MEPRTGDGASQAHRKGRLEMETAFANQGLEVNDATDSSSAWSPEEHNDVNSVPAHHGAHEPICKCGDLDVIFTYKPSSQKLVATILEARDIPDKDRSGVNTWQVHAVLMPGKKQRGKTSVQRGPIPIFQDKITFSKLEPQELSSHAIRFRLYAVHKMVGDKMMGEQLFYLSGISQEGEMKVTLLLEPRSNLSSAHSQLSLSAISHSDSTSSTQSLSHGGVPELLVGLSYNATTGRLSVEMIKGSHFRNLAINRPPDTYGKLCLRNSVGQEMSRCKTSIRRGQPNPVYKETFIFQVALFQLSDVTLLISIYNRRSMKRKEMIGWISMGQSSSGEEEQSHWQEMKESQGMQVCRWHMLLES from the exons ATGGAGCCCAGAACTGGGGATGGTGCCAGCCAGGCACACAGGAAAGGACGTCTGGAAATGGAGACAGCATTTGCCAACCAGGGATTGGAAGTAAATGATGCTACTGACAGCTCATCGGCTTGGAGCCCTGAG GAACACAACGACGTGAACAGTGTGCCAGCTCATCATGGTGCCCATGAGCCCATCTGCAAATGTGGCGACCTGGATGTCATCTTCACCTATAAACCCTCAAGTCAAAAGCTGGTAGCCACTATCTTGGAGGCCAGGGACATCCCGGACAAGGACCGCAGTGGTGTGAACACCTGGCAAGTGCACGCGGTTCTGATGCCGGGCAAGAAACAGAGGGGTAAGACAAGTGTGCAGAGAGGACCCATCCCCATCTTCCAGGATAAAATCACCTTCAGCAAGCTGGAACcacaggagctgagcagccACGCCATTCGCTTCCGCCTCTATGCTGTGCACAAGATGGTTGGGGACAAGATGATGGGGGAGCAGCTGTTCTACCTGAGCGGCATCAGCCAGGAAGGGGAAATGAAGGTGACGCTGCTCTTGGAACCAAGGAGTAACCTGAGT AGTGCACATTCTCAGCTGAGTCTGTCAGCAATCTCTCACAGTGATAGCACTTCTTCAACACAGTCCCTGTCGCATGGAGGGGTGCCAGAGCTGCTCGTGGGACTGTCATACAATGCCACTACAGGGAGGCTGTCAGTGGAGATGATCAAAGGCAGTCATTTCCGAAACCTCGCAATTAATAGGCCACCTG ACACCTACGGAAAGCTCTGCCTGCGCAACTCCGTGGGTCAGGAGATGTCTCGCTGCAAGACCTCCATCCGCCGGGGACAGCCCAACCCCGTCTACAAGGAAACTTTCATCTTCCAGGTCGCCCTCTTCCAGCTCTCTGATGTTACCCTGCTGATCTCCATCTACAACAGGCGCAGCATGAAGCGCAAGGAGATGATCGGCTGGATCTCCATGGGCCAGAGCAGCAgcggggaggaggagcagagccacTGGCAGGAAATGAAGGAGTCGCAGGGGATGCAGGTCTGCAGGTGGCACATGCTGCTGGAGTCCTAG